In Candidatus Saccharibacteria bacterium oral taxon 488, a single window of DNA contains:
- a CDS encoding DUF2797 domain-containing protein gives MPEEFLLSYASFDTENRPFLEWQIDGETERGDVLEQELSLVFDFSAKYCTGWVDFENHCGQACPEQAIAETKYENCIKCRDRRGFNPAFYHANSLSARQEKINQNPHFVYLAYFAPGVIKVGISQEERGIRRLLEQGARLALKLETFSSALIARQYEAKIARLDGVVETMPIHKKLELIKQPFNRADGEEKLRQKLLEIEQKIGVSFPRSELILCEDYFHTAGVDLTRVVLMKDQNQLAGRVRSIIGPILIADYDGQLLAYNVKKFIGYQAQTIDGVISIEIPSTQLALF, from the coding sequence ATGCCTGAGGAGTTTTTGCTAAGCTACGCCAGCTTTGATACCGAAAACCGGCCATTTCTGGAGTGGCAGATTGACGGCGAGACTGAGCGTGGTGATGTTTTGGAGCAGGAGTTGTCACTGGTGTTTGATTTTTCGGCCAAATATTGTACGGGCTGGGTGGATTTTGAGAATCATTGCGGCCAAGCGTGCCCAGAGCAGGCAATAGCGGAGACAAAATATGAGAACTGCATCAAATGCCGTGACCGAAGAGGGTTTAATCCAGCATTTTATCATGCTAACTCGCTGTCAGCCCGGCAGGAAAAGATTAATCAAAACCCGCACTTCGTCTATCTGGCATATTTTGCGCCGGGAGTTATTAAAGTCGGTATCTCGCAGGAAGAGCGCGGCATTCGGCGGCTGCTGGAGCAGGGAGCGCGCCTGGCGTTGAAACTGGAGACATTTTCTTCGGCGCTGATTGCCCGGCAATATGAGGCGAAAATTGCCAGGCTGGACGGCGTCGTTGAGACCATGCCGATTCATAAGAAACTCGAGCTTATAAAACAGCCTTTCAATCGCGCGGACGGCGAGGAAAAGTTGCGGCAAAAACTGCTTGAAATCGAGCAAAAGATTGGCGTATCATTTCCGAGGTCTGAGCTAATTCTTTGCGAAGATTATTTTCATACCGCTGGCGTTGATTTAACAAGAGTAGTACTGATGAAAGATCAGAACCAATTGGCTGGGCGCGTCCGCAGTATCATCGGTCCGATCCTCATCGCCGATTATGACGGGCAGCTACTGGCGTATAACGTGAAAAAGTTCATCGGCTACCAGGCGCAAACAATTGACGGCGTCATCAGCATCGAAATACCCAGCACGCAGTTGGCGCTGTTTTGA
- the recR gene encoding recombination protein RecR encodes MKPTILPAALTTLIDEFGGLPGVGPRTAERYAYAVLRRDARRAEQLARALDRLHTCVKTCPVTFALIDHDQEVSPLYQDESRNRRLICVVEEPLDIVALERTGQYSGTYHVLGGAISPIDGIGPEQLHIPELIKRIKHDNAEELIIATNASVEGESTALFLQRYLQEAGLTITISRLARGIPVGVDLEYADQITLTHALEGRRTL; translated from the coding sequence ATGAAACCGACGATTTTGCCGGCGGCGCTGACGACGCTGATTGATGAGTTTGGCGGGCTGCCTGGGGTTGGGCCGCGGACTGCTGAGCGCTATGCCTATGCCGTGCTCCGACGTGACGCCAGACGGGCTGAGCAGCTAGCGCGGGCGCTAGATCGGCTGCACACATGCGTCAAAACCTGTCCGGTCACGTTCGCGCTGATTGATCATGATCAAGAGGTGTCGCCGCTATATCAAGACGAGTCGCGCAATCGACGCTTGATCTGCGTGGTCGAGGAGCCACTGGATATCGTGGCGCTGGAGCGGACGGGGCAGTATAGCGGCACCTATCACGTGCTGGGCGGTGCGATTTCACCAATTGATGGCATCGGCCCGGAGCAGCTACACATCCCTGAGCTCATCAAGCGCATCAAGCATGATAACGCCGAGGAATTAATCATCGCCACCAACGCGTCGGTCGAGGGCGAATCAACCGCGCTCTTTTTGCAGCGCTACCTCCAGGAGGCCGGTCTCACCATCACTATCTCGCGCCTGGCCCGCGGCATCCCCGTCGGTGTCGACCTCGAATACGCCGACCAAATCACGCTGACGCATGCGCTGGAAGGACGACGAACATTGTAG
- the dnaB gene encoding replicative DNA helicase, producing MAGKLPPQNLDAEKSLLGAILIDEEVLADASEIVKPNDFYDKNHGLIFAGMMRLFEKHKPVDLLTLTDELKRKDELELIGGSAYLTELTNYVPTAAHAAAYAEMVAQTAVRRRLIKASSGITELGYDESTTTQELLEKAEAELFSVSDQSLKQDLVSLESILTDSFDRIEELHRNKGSLRGMRTGYRDLDTMTAGLQKSDLIILAARPAMGKTTLVTNLAYNVATIEKKPVLFFSLEMSKEQLTDRMLADAAGVDSWNIRTGNLSGDDFEKLSEAMGEMAEAPIYIDDTPGLSILEMRTKARRLAHEGEIGLIIVDYLQLMQATNNHNGNRVQEVSEISRGLKLIARELNVPLIALSQLSRSVESRTPPIPQLADLRESGSIEQDADIVSFIYRPGYYEPDNPEVQNITDLIIAKHRNGPVGKIQLYFHPERLRFMSLDRKHD from the coding sequence ATGGCGGGCAAATTGCCGCCCCAAAACCTAGACGCCGAAAAAAGCCTGCTCGGCGCAATTCTCATCGACGAGGAAGTCCTAGCCGACGCCTCAGAAATCGTCAAGCCGAACGACTTTTACGATAAAAACCACGGGCTAATTTTCGCTGGTATGATGCGGCTGTTTGAAAAGCACAAGCCGGTTGACCTCCTGACCTTGACTGATGAACTGAAGCGCAAGGACGAGCTGGAGCTCATCGGCGGCTCGGCGTATTTGACGGAACTCACCAACTACGTGCCGACGGCAGCGCACGCGGCGGCGTACGCCGAAATGGTGGCACAAACGGCGGTGCGGCGGCGCTTGATCAAGGCCAGCAGCGGCATCACCGAACTCGGCTACGATGAATCGACGACGACTCAGGAATTGCTAGAAAAAGCCGAGGCCGAATTATTCAGCGTCTCTGACCAGTCATTGAAACAGGATTTGGTCAGCCTGGAAAGTATCTTGACCGATAGTTTTGACCGTATCGAGGAGCTTCACCGCAACAAGGGCAGCCTGCGCGGCATGCGGACTGGTTACCGCGATCTGGATACCATGACGGCGGGGCTGCAGAAGTCCGATTTGATCATCCTGGCAGCGCGTCCAGCCATGGGTAAGACGACGTTGGTGACTAACCTAGCGTACAACGTGGCGACGATCGAGAAAAAGCCGGTGCTGTTTTTCAGCCTGGAGATGAGCAAGGAGCAGCTGACCGATCGTATGTTGGCAGATGCGGCCGGCGTTGATAGCTGGAATATTCGTACCGGTAATCTGAGCGGCGATGATTTTGAGAAGCTGTCCGAGGCCATGGGCGAGATGGCCGAAGCGCCGATTTACATCGATGACACGCCGGGCCTCAGCATTCTGGAGATGCGCACCAAGGCTCGCCGGCTGGCACACGAAGGCGAAATTGGCCTGATCATCGTCGACTACCTGCAGCTGATGCAGGCCACCAACAATCACAACGGCAACCGCGTCCAGGAAGTGTCGGAAATTTCCCGCGGCCTGAAGTTGATCGCTCGTGAACTCAACGTGCCGCTGATTGCCCTCAGTCAGCTGAGCCGTTCGGTCGAGTCGCGCACGCCGCCAATCCCGCAGCTGGCTGACCTGCGCGAGTCCGGCTCCATCGAGCAGGACGCCGACATCGTCAGCTTTATTTACCGCCCCGGCTACTACGAACCGGATAACCCAGAGGTACAAAATATCACCGACCTGATAATCGCCAAGCACCGTAACGGTCCGGTCGGCAAGATTCAACTCTACTTCCATCCGGAGCGCCTGCGTTTTATGAGCCTCGATCGCAAGCATGACTAG
- a CDS encoding ABC transporter ATP-binding protein yields MKPEVGKVRAEDIAAFLAKFDDVEEAIDAIRGFAQPAVSAGLVDLPPTAKSDPAAKVMTPPAAAPERSGRCHITVTDLAKSYRVSRQTIPALDGVSLDIFAGEFVAITGASGSGKSTLLQLIGGLDKPSTGQILINDQPLSRLSDRQLSRFRSREIGFVFQSFYLQPFLTLSANLEIPAMFARVKPKQRRARAQELAELVGLADRMHHLPRELSGGQIQRAAIARALFNRPNTLLADEPTGNLDSANSDRIIDLFHQIRRELGTTVVIVTHNPDIASAADREIRLKDGRIADA; encoded by the coding sequence ATGAAACCAGAGGTGGGGAAGGTGCGCGCTGAGGATATCGCGGCATTTTTAGCGAAATTTGACGACGTCGAGGAAGCAATCGACGCAATCCGCGGCTTTGCTCAGCCGGCTGTTTCGGCCGGCTTAGTTGACTTACCTCCAACCGCCAAATCCGATCCAGCCGCCAAGGTTATGACACCGCCCGCTGCCGCACCAGAACGTTCCGGCCGCTGCCACATCACTGTGACCGACCTCGCTAAATCTTACCGCGTCAGCCGCCAGACCATTCCAGCGCTCGACGGCGTTAGCCTTGATATTTTCGCTGGCGAATTCGTAGCCATCACTGGCGCTAGCGGCTCGGGCAAAAGTACTTTGCTGCAGCTCATCGGCGGGCTCGACAAGCCGTCCACCGGTCAAATCCTCATTAACGACCAGCCGCTCAGCCGCCTGTCCGACCGGCAACTGTCGCGGTTCCGATCGCGCGAAATCGGCTTTGTTTTTCAATCATTTTATCTGCAGCCATTCCTAACCCTGTCCGCCAATCTGGAAATTCCCGCCATGTTTGCCCGCGTCAAGCCCAAGCAGCGCCGCGCCCGCGCCCAGGAACTCGCCGAATTGGTCGGACTGGCAGACCGAATGCACCATTTGCCGCGCGAACTTTCCGGCGGTCAAATTCAGCGCGCTGCCATCGCTCGCGCCTTATTCAATCGCCCGAATACTTTACTCGCCGACGAACCGACAGGCAATCTGGACAGCGCCAATTCCGACCGCATCATTGATCTATTTCACCAAATCCGCCGCGAACTCGGCACCACAGTCGTTATCGTTACACATAATCCAGACATCGCCTCAGCAGCCGATCGTGAAATCCGCCTGAAGGACGGGAGGATAGCCGATGCTTAG
- a CDS encoding 50S ribosomal protein L10, translating to MAISRDKKQTLVAELTELLKDAKGTAFARYQGLSVAELQELRKAAREANVVIKVVKNRLVRVALQGVDTYKETDTDLLVGQLVYAISADDEVMPAKVLDTFAKTHPALQLAGGFSGEGLSINEADIKALAGLPSKDQLIAEVVAQLLSPVHDTVGALGGNLHGLLDGIEAKAAA from the coding sequence ATGGCAATTTCACGCGATAAAAAACAAACTTTGGTTGCTGAACTAACCGAGCTGCTGAAAGACGCCAAAGGTACGGCATTTGCGCGGTACCAGGGGCTGAGCGTGGCTGAATTGCAAGAGCTGCGCAAGGCTGCCCGCGAGGCAAATGTGGTCATCAAGGTGGTTAAAAACCGCTTGGTGCGCGTAGCATTGCAGGGCGTCGACACCTACAAAGAAACTGACACCGACCTCCTAGTTGGCCAGTTGGTCTACGCCATCAGTGCCGACGACGAAGTTATGCCAGCCAAAGTTCTGGACACGTTTGCAAAGACACATCCAGCACTGCAGTTGGCCGGTGGCTTCTCAGGAGAAGGCCTCAGCATCAACGAAGCTGACATCAAAGCGCTGGCTGGCTTGCCAAGCAAGGATCAGCTCATCGCCGAAGTGGTGGCACAGCTGCTCTCACCAGTCCACGACACTGTGGGCGCACTTGGCGGCAATTTGCACGGCTTACTGGACGGCATCGAAGCCAAAGCTGCGGCTTAA
- a CDS encoding glycosyltransferase family 39 protein: MKKRKLADSAVYRWRYWLGYLALIVLFCAAITAASLYAPGGVSEAEIEALSTTNAISPTNLGSFAQTNLPFHLLQRGLFSVFGVTVYTIKLPSLILSFIAAVAVFFLLRRWFKPNVTILSLVIMTVTGQLIFFAQSFTPHILYITYAALILLFASLIVQRAKGSALWRLLLATTVGLSLFTPYFWYIHLTLLLVALIHPHTRYALLAKRNRFKWLPAIVVLALTSAPAIFLAATHHDLLKSLVGIHSLSWALVDNLRLLLYHYLWVKPTVVGGQIAPVLDFSALFLIMLGIFKTIQHHHTARSYMIGVWLLLSLPLLVLQPSMTSIIILPLFILLAVGVEALLNQWYSLFPRNPYARITGLLMLMALIGVMVLSGLDRFTNGYRHFSGAVHEFSTDLPLLQKAIAGRQNVVLVANPHEAPLYETVARYSKHKLAVNQPTTESATLVITRAEQMAHPNTDGWTLERIVTNSHAERADRFYLYKLAKK; the protein is encoded by the coding sequence ATGAAAAAGCGGAAACTCGCCGACTCGGCTGTCTATCGCTGGCGCTATTGGCTGGGCTACCTGGCGCTGATTGTGCTATTTTGCGCGGCCATCACCGCCGCTAGTTTGTATGCCCCAGGCGGCGTGAGCGAGGCGGAAATTGAAGCGCTTAGCACCACCAATGCCATCTCGCCAACTAATCTCGGCTCGTTCGCCCAAACCAACCTACCATTCCACCTCTTGCAGCGCGGATTATTCAGCGTATTTGGCGTCACCGTCTATACCATCAAGTTGCCGTCGCTCATCCTGTCCTTCATCGCCGCCGTCGCCGTATTTTTCCTATTGCGGCGCTGGTTCAAGCCCAATGTCACCATCCTGTCGCTCGTCATCATGACCGTCACTGGCCAGCTGATCTTCTTTGCTCAAAGCTTCACGCCGCACATCCTCTACATCACCTATGCCGCGCTCATTCTCCTCTTTGCCAGCCTGATCGTCCAGCGTGCTAAGGGCTCAGCCTTGTGGCGGCTACTGCTGGCGACGACGGTCGGCCTGAGCCTGTTTACGCCGTATTTTTGGTATATTCACCTGACGCTGCTGTTGGTAGCGCTGATCCACCCGCATACCCGCTACGCGCTACTCGCCAAACGCAATCGCTTCAAATGGCTACCAGCGATCGTCGTTCTCGCGCTCACGAGCGCGCCGGCAATTTTCCTCGCCGCGACACATCACGATCTACTCAAATCACTGGTCGGTATTCACAGCCTCAGCTGGGCGCTGGTCGATAATTTGCGGTTGCTACTGTATCATTATCTCTGGGTCAAGCCAACCGTTGTCGGCGGTCAGATCGCACCGGTGCTCGACTTTTCGGCGCTATTTTTGATCATGCTTGGCATTTTCAAAACCATCCAGCACCACCACACCGCGCGTTCGTACATGATCGGCGTCTGGCTGCTACTAAGTTTACCGCTGCTGGTGCTGCAGCCATCAATGACCAGCATTATTATCTTGCCGCTATTTATTCTGCTGGCCGTTGGCGTCGAGGCACTGCTCAATCAATGGTATTCGCTGTTCCCGCGTAATCCTTACGCCCGCATCACTGGCTTATTGATGCTGATGGCGCTCATCGGCGTGATGGTCCTCTCGGGTCTCGACCGCTTTACCAATGGGTATCGCCATTTCTCGGGCGCCGTGCATGAATTTAGCACCGACTTGCCACTGCTACAAAAAGCCATCGCCGGCCGGCAAAACGTCGTTCTCGTCGCCAACCCACACGAGGCGCCGCTCTACGAAACCGTCGCCCGCTATAGCAAGCACAAACTCGCCGTCAATCAACCAACCACGGAGAGCGCTACACTCGTCATCACCCGCGCTGAACAAATGGCTCACCCCAACACTGACGGCTGGACACTCGAGCGCATCGTCACCAATAGCCACGCCGAGCGGGCTGACCGCTTTTACCTCTACAAATTGGCGAAAAAATAG
- a CDS encoding ABC transporter permease yields MLRITDSLRLAGTKLRVRRIRLSITVVVSGLLFAALLAGLTMLMGAQRSVEEFDRGSLNSRYLVAQTAIRPNNIEFTSNLTARAEAERTQMIKDKQALAARLGLPYDPKSEPPIMQSFPDSQPYPNDQSVIVQRLIRQETAKLPRLTAAAQWQFARTHGAVQQFSIQSIAANGMLNYMERGIESFDDKRQQNNQPTPLEEFKQQFGSITTIDQSLLGGYLLADASAKPSEIPLIIRYQDAEVLLGLKPLDKNASNDTQLARLKELRQKAGQLTFSACYRNPTSRALLQTAKQQIQAAANQAKKPSADYVKPDREYAMPSADSCAAPTVIKDNRSAEAKRTEANQRQFDQTFGSAQPEPAQAKFTFRVVGLMPDGIKATQSDIGSFLQQFLSTRLAYAWIMPRGPMTTAAQTALESTIQTANNDQGGANRDETLAIYEFSDPNKARSYLAAASCGEGAAQPEPTEASKTQKSNKSICLPHYVVFASPTGSNSLVNYDAMERLKPIIMWTFIGVTIIAAFILLIIISRTIADSRKESAVFRALGATRLDISQIYFVYTMIVALLTALFSIAAGLIVVYIADNLLASQITATLRIAMTPKDLATTFHFWTIDWTIIGAVALSIIAAAVLACLIPLIRNTRRNPIKDMRDE; encoded by the coding sequence ATGCTTAGAATCACCGATTCGCTGCGGCTAGCTGGCACCAAACTCCGGGTGCGGCGTATTCGCTTGTCCATCACCGTGGTCGTGTCCGGGCTGCTTTTCGCGGCGTTGCTGGCGGGGCTGACTATGCTAATGGGCGCTCAGCGGAGCGTCGAGGAATTCGATCGAGGCAGCCTGAATAGCCGCTATTTGGTGGCGCAAACTGCCATTCGGCCAAATAATATTGAATTTACCTCAAATCTAACTGCTCGCGCCGAAGCCGAACGTACGCAAATGATCAAGGACAAGCAGGCGCTGGCCGCCCGCCTCGGCCTGCCATACGACCCCAAATCCGAACCGCCAATCATGCAGTCGTTTCCTGATAGCCAGCCGTACCCGAACGACCAGAGCGTCATCGTCCAGCGGCTTATTCGCCAGGAGACCGCCAAATTACCGCGCCTCACAGCAGCCGCGCAGTGGCAATTTGCCCGCACCCACGGTGCCGTGCAGCAGTTTAGTATTCAATCAATCGCCGCCAATGGCATGCTGAATTATATGGAGCGGGGAATTGAGTCGTTTGACGACAAGCGCCAGCAAAACAACCAGCCGACACCACTGGAAGAATTTAAGCAGCAATTCGGCAGTATAACCACCATCGACCAATCATTGCTGGGCGGCTATCTGCTGGCTGACGCCAGCGCCAAACCCAGCGAGATCCCGCTGATTATCCGCTACCAGGACGCCGAAGTGCTGCTTGGCCTCAAGCCGCTGGATAAAAATGCCAGCAATGACACGCAACTAGCACGACTCAAAGAATTGCGCCAAAAAGCCGGGCAGCTGACATTCAGCGCCTGTTATCGCAACCCGACTTCGCGAGCGTTACTGCAAACCGCCAAACAGCAAATCCAAGCTGCCGCCAATCAGGCCAAGAAACCATCCGCCGATTATGTTAAGCCAGACCGCGAATACGCCATGCCGTCCGCTGATTCCTGCGCTGCGCCAACCGTCATTAAAGATAATCGTTCAGCCGAAGCCAAGCGCACCGAAGCTAACCAACGCCAATTTGATCAGACTTTTGGCTCAGCCCAGCCCGAACCCGCCCAGGCTAAATTTACTTTCCGCGTCGTCGGCCTGATGCCAGACGGCATTAAGGCTACCCAAAGCGATATTGGCAGCTTCTTACAGCAATTTTTAAGCACCCGCCTGGCGTACGCCTGGATCATGCCGCGCGGCCCGATGACCACCGCGGCGCAAACAGCACTTGAATCGACTATTCAAACCGCCAACAATGATCAAGGCGGCGCCAATAGAGACGAAACGCTAGCTATCTATGAATTCAGCGACCCCAATAAAGCTCGCAGCTACCTGGCAGCTGCCTCTTGCGGCGAAGGAGCCGCGCAACCCGAACCCACTGAAGCCTCCAAAACCCAAAAATCTAACAAGTCAATCTGCCTGCCGCACTACGTAGTATTCGCGTCGCCCACCGGCAGCAACTCGCTCGTCAATTACGACGCCATGGAACGCCTCAAGCCAATCATCATGTGGACGTTCATCGGCGTGACGATCATCGCCGCCTTTATCTTGCTGATTATCATTTCCCGCACCATCGCCGACAGCCGCAAAGAATCCGCAGTTTTTCGAGCGCTCGGAGCAACGCGGCTTGATATTAGCCAAATTTATTTCGTTTACACCATGATCGTGGCGCTGCTTACCGCGCTGTTCAGTATCGCCGCCGGGCTAATCGTCGTATATATTGCCGACAATTTGCTGGCTAGTCAAATCACCGCGACGCTGCGCATCGCCATGACGCCGAAAGATTTGGCGACAACCTTCCATTTTTGGACGATTGACTGGACGATCATCGGCGCGGTCGCCCTCAGTATCATCGCTGCTGCCGTGCTAGCGTGCCTGATACCGCTCATCCGCAACACCCGACGCAACCCGATTAAAGACATGCGCGACGAATAG
- a CDS encoding YbaB/EbfC family nucleoid-associated protein, whose product MAFDQVKMLQQLRKAQKQLGKEIIEVEAGDGAVIVQITGELKIKSIKINPKMVDLDNIEQLEHWIQIAIRDGLAKAQEVAAETMKPLMGGLGNLPF is encoded by the coding sequence ATGGCGTTTGACCAAGTCAAGATGTTGCAGCAACTGCGCAAGGCCCAGAAACAGCTCGGCAAAGAAATCATTGAAGTAGAGGCCGGCGACGGTGCAGTGATCGTCCAGATCACCGGCGAGCTGAAAATTAAGTCGATCAAGATTAATCCAAAAATGGTTGACCTCGACAATATCGAGCAGCTGGAGCACTGGATCCAAATCGCAATTCGCGACGGTCTAGCCAAAGCGCAGGAAGTTGCTGCCGAGACGATGAAACCGCTGATGGGCGGGCTAGGCAACTTGCCGTTCTGA
- the dnaX gene encoding DNA polymerase III subunit gamma/tau yields the protein MSQALYRKYRSRSLDEVLGQDHVTNILRRALEQGKIAHAYLLTGPRGVGKTSVARILAHEINQLPYDEEASHLDIIEIDAASNNGVDDIRALREKAQVAPVSAPKKIYIIDEVHMLSKPAFNALLKTLEEPPAHVVFILATTDADKLPATILSRVQQFFFRPIPVDIMARQLMTIAEKEGFSIEEDAARLIAERSRGGFRDGISMLDQLSALADTGKPLSASDVAQYLGLSAAETLENLLALYQQRDASGALSLLGELERAGTDPIVLSRQLLSLLRTRLHQRPELIQLIKQLIEVDRHPHPDLKLLTIFMDNREQATDTSPERISPSITSPKTTAKPPVTISRPPVEAPESPAATSEAPAAQPAENSPKTAPKKQQTNISKGKETADTATPANNQPTSNNPPTSATDIDWDKIIALAKEQSFAIATLLQQCSWQRNGNTLTLYAGNAFTKKKLDNAKNSPLIATIVQQVAGTELDIATIGQKAPPKDAELAKIAELMGGGEEVNLEELS from the coding sequence ATGAGTCAGGCACTGTACCGCAAATATCGCAGTCGCAGCTTGGACGAGGTGTTGGGGCAAGATCACGTAACCAACATTTTGCGCCGAGCCTTGGAGCAGGGGAAAATCGCCCATGCGTATTTGCTGACGGGTCCGCGCGGCGTAGGAAAAACATCGGTGGCGCGCATTTTAGCGCATGAAATCAATCAGTTGCCGTACGACGAGGAAGCCTCACATCTGGATATCATCGAAATTGATGCCGCCAGCAACAACGGTGTTGACGATATCCGCGCCCTGCGCGAGAAAGCCCAAGTTGCGCCCGTTTCCGCACCGAAAAAGATTTACATCATCGACGAAGTCCACATGCTGTCTAAACCTGCGTTCAACGCTCTGTTAAAGACGCTGGAGGAGCCGCCAGCGCACGTAGTATTTATCTTGGCGACCACCGACGCCGACAAGCTGCCCGCCACCATCCTCAGCCGCGTCCAGCAATTTTTCTTCCGTCCCATCCCAGTGGACATCATGGCGCGCCAGCTGATGACTATTGCCGAGAAAGAGGGCTTTAGTATCGAGGAAGACGCCGCTCGTCTGATCGCTGAACGCTCGCGCGGCGGGTTTCGCGACGGCATCAGTATGCTGGATCAATTGTCGGCATTGGCGGACACTGGCAAGCCGCTGAGTGCGTCGGACGTTGCTCAGTACCTGGGACTGAGCGCTGCCGAGACACTGGAGAACCTGCTGGCATTGTATCAGCAGCGCGACGCTTCTGGGGCGCTGAGCTTGCTGGGTGAGCTGGAGAGGGCTGGCACCGATCCAATCGTCCTATCCCGTCAATTATTGTCGCTGCTACGAACACGATTACATCAGCGACCGGAGTTAATTCAGCTCATCAAGCAATTGATCGAAGTTGACCGCCATCCGCATCCGGATTTGAAATTATTGACGATATTTATGGACAACAGGGAACAGGCGACCGACACATCGCCCGAGCGAATATCGCCGTCGATCACCAGTCCCAAAACTACAGCTAAACCGCCGGTCACCATTTCCAGACCGCCAGTAGAGGCGCCAGAGTCACCGGCAGCTACTTCAGAAGCACCAGCCGCTCAGCCAGCAGAAAATTCGCCAAAAACTGCCCCAAAGAAGCAGCAAACTAATATCTCTAAGGGTAAGGAAACCGCAGACACCGCCACCCCGGCAAACAATCAACCAACGTCGAACAATCCGCCAACCTCCGCCACAGACATCGACTGGGACAAAATCATCGCCCTAGCCAAAGAGCAGTCGTTTGCTATTGCGACATTGTTGCAACAGTGCAGCTGGCAGCGAAATGGCAACACCTTAACCCTGTACGCCGGCAATGCCTTTACCAAAAAGAAGTTGGATAATGCGAAGAATAGCCCGCTTATTGCGACAATTGTGCAACAAGTTGCCGGCACCGAACTGGATATTGCGACAATCGGACAAAAAGCCCCGCCCAAAGACGCCGAGCTTGCGAAGATTGCCGAGCTGATGGGCGGCGGCGAAGAAGTTAACCTGGAGGAATTATCATGA
- a CDS encoding 50S ribosomal protein L7/L12 produces the protein MADIKKLAEELTKLTVLEVNELKNHLKDEYGIEPAAAAVAVAGPAAGGEAAAEDEKTEFTVTLKDAGAQKVAVIKAVKEITGLGLGESKAIVDGAPAPVKEKVSKDEAEAAKKTLEDAGASVELS, from the coding sequence ATGGCTGATATTAAAAAATTGGCTGAAGAACTGACCAAGTTGACAGTTCTAGAAGTTAACGAATTGAAAAATCACTTGAAAGACGAATACGGCATTGAGCCAGCTGCTGCTGCAGTGGCTGTTGCTGGTCCAGCTGCTGGTGGCGAGGCTGCCGCAGAAGACGAGAAAACTGAGTTCACCGTCACTCTGAAAGACGCAGGTGCTCAAAAAGTTGCTGTCATCAAGGCAGTCAAGGAAATCACCGGCTTAGGACTCGGTGAGTCAAAGGCCATCGTCGACGGCGCACCAGCACCAGTCAAGGAAAAGGTGTCGAAGGACGAAGCTGAAGCTGCCAAGAAGACGCTCGAGGACGCCGGCGCTAGCGTTGAGTTAAGCTAA